One segment of Leptidea sinapis chromosome 33, ilLepSina1.1, whole genome shotgun sequence DNA contains the following:
- the LOC126974683 gene encoding zinc transporter ZIP9 yields the protein MDGTVVLILLALVMLIGSYVAGSIPLNVSMSEDKLQKITVFGAGLLVGTALAVIIPEGVRSLLSEPTVVTKDYTPEPASHTDLHSVIGISLVLGFVFMLVVDQMSARYNDTSNPVEKNITATVGLVVHAAADGVALGAAATTAHADVELIVFLAIMLHKAPAAFGLVTFLLHAGLDRNRIRKHLLIFSCSAPLLALLTYFGIGNESKQTLTDFNATGIAMLFSAGTFLYVATVHVLPEITNPHSHTHTLLPTQEGIPPKRGFSGLRPTDVAILIFGALLPVLLTMGHHH from the exons atggATGGAACAGTAGTCCTTATTTTGCTTGCTTTAGTCATGTTAATTGGCTCCTATGTGGCTGGAAGTATCCCTCTTAACGTGAGCATGTCTGAG GACAAGCTACAAAAGATTACTGTATTTGGTGCTGGTCTCCTGGTGGGGACAGCACTTGCTGTGATCATACCAGAGGGAGTCAGATCCTTGCTGTCGGAGCCAACAGTTGTTACCAAGGATTACACACCAGAACCTGCCAGTCATACAGATCTGCATTCAGTTATTGGGATATCTCTAGTCTTAG GATTTGTTTTCATGTTGGTCGTGGATCAGATGTCAGCTCGTTACAACGATACCAGTAATCCGGTGGAGAAGAATATTACTGCTACTGTAGGCCTTGTTGTACATGCTGCTG CCGATGGCGTGGCGCTAGGTGCCGCGGCGACCACGGCGCATGCTGACGTGGAGCTGATCGTGTTCCTGGCCATCATGCTGCACAAGGCTCCGGCGGCCTTCGGACTGGTCACCTTCCTGCTGCACGCAGGCCTGGACAG GAATCGAATCCGCAAGCACCTGCTGATTTTCTCGTGTTCTGCGCCCCTGCTCGCCCTGTTGACGTACTTCGGGATCGGGAACGAGAGCAAACAGACTCTCACAGACTTCAATGCAACAG GGATCGCCATGTTGTTCTCTGCGGGGACTTTCCTCTACGTGGCGACTGTCCACGTCCTGCCAGAGATAACCAACCCCCACTCTCACACTCACACCCTGCTGCCAACACAAGAGGGAATCCCTCCCAAGCGCGGCTTCTCCGGCCTCCGACCCACAGACGTGGCCATCCTCATCTTTGGCGCCCTCCTGCCGGTGCTACTCACCATGGGTCACCACCATTGA
- the LOC126974681 gene encoding uncharacterized protein LOC126974681, producing the protein MSVIADMPSKKLIHYYLTLLEEEELESEEAEILTIYHLNNSMRKHRFWLRNHIKHRSEHSEYFTFFQTADEETFENSYRVSRCTFYELHSLIEPYIRKQDTNYRNSISSRERLAVCLKYLATGQSFTTMGENFRIGLKSVSRIVEEVCDALWNILQPLVMSQPTENDWKEIAKDFDELWQFKNCIGALDGKHVYIKAPSKTGSSFFNYKKRFSVVLMCLADAKRKIIMADVGSMGRFSDAGIFDNSIFGKSLKEKRLNLPQPVPFYQGGAKMPFVFIGDEAFPLMENFMRPYPRDGLNAEKKIFNYRLSRARRIVEATFGVLTRKWYVYHKDFECKIETVDKVIKATCVLHNYLIQRQPNYINNIENNMEQSLLSVGDIIETQHSRNDGYQVREMYCSYFNNQGKVPWQDTRILKRIYNSQ; encoded by the exons ATGTCAGTGATAGCAGACATGCCATCGAAAAAGTTGATACATTATTACCTTACATTGCTTGAGGAAGAAGAGTTGGAGTCAGAAGAAGCCGAAATACTTACCATATACCATTTGAACAATTCTATGAGGAAACATAGATTTTGGTTAAGAAATCATATCAAACATCGTTCAGAACACagtgaatattttacttttttccaAACAGCTGATGAAGAAACTTTCGAAAATTCTTATAGAGTTTCAAGATGTACTTTTTATGAACTTCACTCCCTGATTGAACCATATATTCGGAAACAAGACACAAATTACAGAAATTCAATTAGTAGCCGTGAAAGATTAGCGGTGTGTTTAAA gtATTTAGCAACCGGCCAGTCATTTACAACGATGGGAGAGAATTTTAGAATTGGATTGAAAAGTGTATCAAGAATTGTTGAGGAGGTTTGTGATGCTTTATGGAATATATTGCAACCTCTTGTCATGTCACAACCAACAGAAAACGACTGGAAAGAAATCGCAAAAGATTTTGATGAACTATggcaatttaaaaattgtataggTGCTCTTGATGGCAAGCACGTATATATCAAGGCTCCCTCGAAAACCGGGTCCTCGTTTTTCAACTACAAAAAGAGATTTTCTGTAGTATTGATGTGTTTAGCTGATGCCAAAAGGAAAATCATAATGGCTGATGTGGGATCTATGGGAAGATTTTCTGATGCAGGAATTTTTGATAACAGCATTTTCGGAAAGAGTCTAAAAGAAAAGAGATTGAATTTACCTCAGCCGGTACCATTTTATCAAGGTGGAGCAAAAATGCCGTTCGTATTTATAGGAGACGAAGCTTTTCCATTAATGGAAAATTTTATGAGGCCTTACCCACGTGATGGACTTAacgcagaaaaaaaaatttttaattaccgATTATCAAGAGCACGTCGTATTGTTGAGGCAACTTTCGGTGTATTGACGAGAAAGTGGTACGTGTATCATAAAGATTTTGAATGCAAAATAGAAACAGTTGACAAGGTAATAAAAGCAACATGTGTTTTgcacaattatttaattcaaagacaacctaattatataaacaatattgaaaataacatGGAGCAATCATTATTATCAGTTGGTGATATTATAGAAACACAACATTCTCGTAACGATGGTTATCAAGTTCGTGAAATGTATTGTTCATACTTTAATAATCAGGGGAAGGTACCATGGCAAGATACTCGAATTTTGAAAAGAATCTATAATAGTCAGTGA
- the LOC126974755 gene encoding ubiquitin-fold modifier-conjugating enzyme 1 — protein sequence MVDEGTKKTLSSIPLLKTKAGPRDKELWVTRLKEEYQALIKYVQNNKEADNDWFRLESDKTGTKWFGKCWYIHNLLKYEFDLEFDIPITYPTTAPELALPGLDGKTAKMYRGGKICLTDHFKPLWARNVPRFGIAHAMALGLGPWLAVEVPELIERGVVKYQEKCEEAK from the exons ATGGTAGATGAAGGAACGAAGAAAACATTAAGTAGTATTCCATTGCTTAAAACAAAAGCAGGACCCAGAGACAAGGAATTATGGGTCACACGTTTAAAAGAGGAATATCAAGCTTTAATtaag tatgtacaaaacaataaaGAGGCAGACAATGATTGGTTCCGGTTAGAATCAGACAAAACTGGCACAAAATGGTTTGGGAAATGTTGGTACATACACAATCTACTCAAATATGAATTTGATCTTGAATTTGAC ATTCCGATAACATACCCCACAACAGCTCCTGAGCTGGCCTTACCCGGCTTGGACGGGAAGACTGCGAAGATGTACCGCGGAGGGAAGATATGCCTCACAGATCACTTTAAGCCTCTGTGGGCCAGGAATGTGCCAAGATTTGGTATCGCCCATGCAATGGCTCTTGGG TTGGGACCCTGGCTTGCTGTGGAAGTACCTGAGTTAATAGAGCGAGGAGTTGTGAAGTATCAAGAAAAATGTGAAGAAGCTAAATGA